One window from the genome of Paraconexibacter algicola encodes:
- a CDS encoding DciA family protein, producing MSGPGPERDPAPELRRRRDRARGPRPAAGSIARLADALAPQTLLADVQRVWPQAVGAGVAEQAEPTAAQGGVVTVTCRSSVWAAELDLLAPTLVDQLNAALGEPLVTALRCQAAPAVRWARDGRPQR from the coding sequence GTGAGCGGCCCGGGCCCCGAGCGCGACCCCGCCCCGGAGCTGCGGCGCCGTCGCGACCGTGCACGCGGGCCCCGCCCGGCGGCCGGGTCGATCGCCCGGCTCGCGGACGCGCTCGCCCCGCAGACGCTGCTGGCCGACGTGCAGCGCGTCTGGCCGCAGGCCGTCGGCGCGGGCGTCGCGGAGCAGGCGGAGCCGACCGCGGCGCAGGGCGGTGTGGTCACGGTGACGTGCCGGTCGAGCGTCTGGGCGGCCGAGCTGGACCTCCTCGCGCCGACCCTGGTGGACCAGCTCAACGCCGCCCTCGGCGAGCCGCTGGTGACCGCGCTGCGCTGCCAGGCGGCGCCCGCGGTGCGCTGGGCGCGCGACGGCCGTCCGCAGCGCTGA
- the dnaN gene encoding DNA polymerase III subunit beta has product MKLSTTSRELLSQLQTVTRVASSRSAVQALSGVQLAAAEGAVELRATDMEVSLRVPLIATVERDGTVVLPARLLLDVARQLPDGPMTLELRQAEQDVEIVCGPARFHIRTLRNEDFPTLPTRADAAGDQVVTMPAGAFVGTIGKVARSASRDETRPILTGILVSASGDELRMVATDSYRLSVKETKLEAPIEQGFEANVPARALQELERIVQGGDASEIRIGLRENQVVFEVGATVLSSRLIDGQFPNYRQLLPDTYEHELHVPGDELAGVVRRISLMAQKNAPLRLAFQEGELTVSAQTPDVGEASEPLPVPFTGEPFEIGFNPDFLRDGLESVESGDVVLKLISPLRPGLIEAGDGSGFLYLIMPIRLNV; this is encoded by the coding sequence GTGAAGCTGTCCACCACCAGCCGTGAGCTGCTCTCGCAGCTGCAGACGGTCACGCGCGTGGCCTCGAGCCGCAGCGCGGTCCAGGCCCTGTCCGGCGTCCAGCTCGCCGCCGCCGAGGGCGCGGTCGAGCTGCGCGCCACCGACATGGAGGTCTCCCTCCGCGTGCCGCTGATCGCCACGGTCGAGCGCGACGGCACCGTCGTGCTGCCGGCGCGGCTGCTGCTCGACGTCGCCCGCCAGCTGCCGGACGGGCCGATGACGCTCGAGCTGCGGCAGGCCGAGCAGGACGTGGAGATCGTCTGCGGTCCGGCGCGCTTCCACATCCGCACGCTGCGCAACGAGGACTTCCCGACGCTGCCCACGCGCGCCGACGCCGCCGGCGACCAGGTCGTGACGATGCCCGCTGGGGCGTTCGTCGGGACGATCGGCAAGGTCGCCCGGTCGGCTTCGCGCGACGAGACGCGCCCGATCCTCACCGGCATCCTCGTCTCGGCCTCCGGCGACGAGCTGCGGATGGTCGCCACGGACTCCTACCGGCTGAGCGTCAAGGAGACGAAGCTCGAGGCGCCGATCGAGCAGGGCTTCGAGGCCAACGTGCCGGCGCGGGCGCTGCAGGAGCTCGAGCGGATCGTCCAGGGCGGCGACGCCTCGGAGATCCGGATCGGCCTGCGCGAGAACCAGGTGGTCTTCGAGGTCGGCGCGACCGTCCTGTCGTCGCGGCTGATCGACGGCCAGTTCCCGAACTACCGCCAGCTGCTCCCCGACACCTACGAGCACGAGCTGCACGTGCCGGGCGACGAGCTCGCCGGGGTCGTCCGGCGCATCAGCCTGATGGCGCAGAAGAACGCGCCGCTGCGCCTGGCCTTCCAGGAGGGCGAGCTGACCGTCTCGGCGCAGACCCCGGACGTCGGCGAGGCGAGCGAGCCGCTGCCGGTCCCGTTCACCGGGGAGCCGTTCGAGATCGGCTTCAACCCGGACTTCCTGCGCGACGGCCTGGAGAGCGTGGAGTCCGGCGACGTGGTGCTGAAGCTCATCAGCCCGCTGCGCCCGGGCCTGATCGAGGCCGGCGACGGCAGCGGGTTCCTCTACCTGATCATGCCGATCCGGCTGAACGTCTAG
- the rpmH gene encoding 50S ribosomal protein L34, whose amino-acid sequence MKRTYQPKKRKRARTHGFRERMSTKAGRSVLKRRRDKGRKKLTV is encoded by the coding sequence ATGAAGCGGACCTACCAGCCCAAGAAGCGCAAGCGCGCACGCACCCACGGCTTTCGCGAGCGTATGAGCACGAAGGCCGGTCGTTCGGTGCTCAAGCGCCGCCGCGACAAGGGCCGCAAGAAGCTCACCGTCTGA
- the gyrA gene encoding DNA gyrase subunit A produces MAIDVLDGGNIEPRALEEEMKSAYLDYAMSVIVGRALPDVRDGLKPVHRRVLFGMSELGLGPTRGYAKCARIVGEVMGNYHPHGDSSIYDTLVRMAQDFSLRYPLVDGQGNFGSIDDDPAAAMRYTEARMTRLAVEMLRDIDMDTVDFVPNYDGRTQEPTVLPSRFPNLLVNGSSGIAVGMATNIPPHNLGEVIRATMAFIDDPDITVDGLMEHVKGPDFPTGGIIMGLQGIRDAYETGRGRVRVRARVNTEDIGRGKEALIVTELPFTVKKGGEGGLITKIAELVHEKKLSEISDIRDETDRRGMRLVIELKRDVLPKVALNKLYKHTAMQSTFGVNTVALVDGVPKTLSLREVIRHYVEHQRDVIVRRCKFELAQLEARIHVLEGLLIALDNLDAVIELIRRSKNREEARTELVGRFNLSVIQATAILDLRLSQLTALETDAIVQEHADKTERVRELREILGDEQKVLDLIKEELAEILDRFGDDRRTQISPSEDDLDIEDLIPDQQMVITLTKSGYIKSLPLATYRAQQRGGRGVTGMDMKDGDFIEHLFVCSSHDYLLFFSNRGKVYRSKVYELPEAQRTSKGRALVNVLPLREGERIQSVVSTRDFKETQFLVFATRAGVIKKTEFLAYNTPIKADGIIAIKIRDEDELVAVRPVDPGDEIIMVSRAGLTVRFSESDARAMGRDTAGVRGMDAEEVIAMDVARDDMELLVVTENGYGKRTKIDQYRKTSRGAKGVKTIGLTDAKGGLAGALVVRPHQELVFISEGGMVQRTGVKGISQQGRAATGVRVMNPKDDDRVSAVALVVEGNGAQEDGALEPIEGIDAAIGTEPGSEPAGGDAPAEEA; encoded by the coding sequence ATGGCGATTGACGTGCTGGACGGCGGGAACATCGAGCCCCGCGCGCTCGAGGAGGAGATGAAGAGCGCGTACCTCGACTACGCGATGTCCGTCATCGTCGGGCGCGCCCTGCCCGACGTGCGCGACGGGCTCAAGCCCGTCCACCGGCGCGTGCTGTTCGGCATGTCGGAGCTGGGCCTCGGACCGACGCGCGGCTACGCGAAGTGCGCCCGCATCGTCGGCGAGGTCATGGGCAACTACCACCCGCACGGCGACTCGTCGATCTACGACACGCTCGTGCGCATGGCGCAGGACTTCTCGCTGCGCTACCCGCTCGTCGACGGCCAGGGCAACTTCGGCTCGATCGACGACGACCCGGCGGCCGCCATGCGGTACACGGAGGCGCGGATGACGCGCCTCGCCGTCGAGATGCTGCGCGACATCGACATGGACACGGTCGACTTCGTGCCCAACTACGACGGGCGCACCCAGGAGCCGACCGTCCTGCCGTCGCGGTTCCCGAACCTGCTCGTCAACGGCTCGTCCGGCATCGCGGTCGGCATGGCGACGAACATCCCGCCGCACAACCTCGGCGAGGTCATCCGGGCGACGATGGCGTTCATCGACGATCCGGACATCACCGTCGACGGTCTGATGGAGCACGTCAAGGGCCCCGACTTCCCGACCGGCGGGATCATCATGGGCCTGCAGGGCATCCGCGACGCGTACGAGACCGGTCGCGGTCGCGTCCGGGTCCGCGCGCGCGTGAACACCGAGGACATCGGGCGCGGCAAGGAGGCGCTGATCGTCACCGAGCTGCCGTTCACGGTGAAGAAGGGCGGCGAGGGCGGCCTGATCACGAAGATCGCCGAGCTCGTGCACGAGAAGAAGCTCTCGGAGATCTCCGACATCCGCGACGAGACCGACCGGCGCGGCATGCGGCTCGTCATCGAGCTCAAGCGCGACGTGCTGCCGAAGGTCGCGCTGAACAAGCTCTACAAGCACACCGCGATGCAGTCGACGTTCGGCGTCAACACCGTCGCGCTCGTCGACGGCGTGCCCAAGACGCTGTCGCTGCGCGAGGTCATCCGCCACTACGTCGAGCACCAGCGCGACGTCATCGTCCGCCGCTGCAAGTTCGAGCTGGCCCAGCTCGAGGCGCGCATCCACGTCCTCGAGGGCCTGCTCATCGCCCTCGACAACCTCGACGCGGTGATCGAGCTGATCCGCCGGTCCAAGAACCGCGAGGAGGCGCGCACCGAGCTCGTCGGCCGCTTCAACCTCTCGGTCATCCAGGCGACCGCGATCCTCGACCTGCGCCTCTCGCAGCTGACGGCGCTCGAGACCGACGCGATCGTGCAGGAGCACGCCGACAAGACCGAGCGCGTGCGCGAGCTGCGCGAGATCCTCGGCGACGAGCAGAAGGTGCTCGACCTCATCAAGGAGGAGCTCGCCGAGATCCTCGACCGCTTCGGCGACGACCGCCGCACCCAGATCTCCCCGAGCGAGGACGACCTCGACATCGAGGACCTCATCCCCGACCAGCAGATGGTCATCACGCTGACGAAGAGCGGCTACATCAAGTCGCTGCCGCTGGCCACCTACCGCGCCCAGCAGCGCGGCGGCCGCGGCGTCACCGGGATGGACATGAAGGACGGGGACTTCATCGAGCACCTGTTCGTCTGCTCGTCCCACGACTACCTGCTGTTCTTCTCCAACCGCGGCAAGGTCTACCGGTCGAAGGTCTACGAGCTGCCCGAGGCGCAGCGCACCTCCAAGGGCCGCGCGCTCGTCAACGTCCTGCCGCTGCGCGAGGGCGAGCGGATCCAGTCGGTCGTCTCCACGCGCGACTTCAAGGAGACGCAGTTCCTGGTGTTCGCGACCCGTGCGGGCGTGATCAAGAAGACCGAGTTCCTCGCGTACAACACGCCGATCAAGGCCGACGGGATCATCGCGATCAAGATCCGGGACGAGGACGAGCTCGTCGCGGTCCGCCCGGTCGACCCCGGCGACGAGATCATCATGGTCTCCCGCGCGGGCCTGACCGTGCGCTTCTCGGAGTCCGACGCGCGCGCCATGGGCCGCGACACCGCCGGCGTGCGCGGCATGGACGCCGAGGAGGTCATCGCGATGGACGTCGCACGCGACGACATGGAGCTGCTCGTCGTGACCGAGAACGGCTACGGCAAGCGCACGAAGATCGACCAGTACCGCAAGACCTCCCGCGGCGCCAAGGGCGTCAAGACGATCGGCCTCACCGACGCGAAGGGCGGCCTGGCCGGCGCGCTCGTCGTGCGCCCGCACCAGGAGCTCGTCTTCATCTCCGAGGGCGGCATGGTGCAGCGCACCGGCGTCAAGGGCATCTCCCAGCAGGGCCGGGCGGCGACCGGCGTGCGCGTGATGAACCCCAAGGACGACGACCGCGTCTCGGCCGTCGCGCTCGTGGTCGAGGGCAACGGCGCCCAGGAGGACGGGGCGCTCGAGCCGATCGAGGGCATCGACGCGGCGATTGGCACGGAGCCCGGATCCGAACCGGCGGGTGGCGACGCGCCCGCTGAGGAGGCCTGA
- the dnaA gene encoding chromosomal replication initiator protein DnaA, whose product MTHDLDDIWNRLQAALRQAVPDSTYEIWITPLQPVGFDGEVLALEAPAGIRSLVAQRFGRLLDTTAAALLGPEVTVEVQSSTPARGKQPAGRGRGTDAGADRDRRRAERTDGTRAVVPHQSQPDPLNPKLTFEQFVIGDANRFAHAAALSVAELPGQAYNPLFLYGPPGVGKTHLLHAIGNYVRRYGSGLTVRCTTVERFTNEFLGALHGGHIDRFKATYRRNDVLLIDDVQFLEQKAKTEEEFFHTFNALYDTGSQLVLTSDRLPRDLDALHDRLRERFEAGLVADITTPDPATRMGVLRKRAHHDGLTLPDEGALEVIAQRITTNVRALEGALIRVVAFASLEREPITADLATRVLDTLYPQARKTVRIDMEQIQDLVCDAFSITREELLGSDRSARVSWPRQLAMYLAREHTDATLPAIGRSFGGKNHTTVMYACRKTAERLATDPDALATVDDLTRRLRADRQD is encoded by the coding sequence GTGACCCACGACCTCGACGACATCTGGAACCGCCTGCAGGCCGCCTTGCGCCAGGCCGTCCCGGACAGCACGTACGAGATCTGGATCACGCCGCTGCAGCCCGTCGGGTTCGACGGCGAGGTGCTCGCCCTGGAGGCTCCCGCCGGCATCCGCTCACTCGTCGCCCAGCGGTTCGGACGGCTGCTCGACACGACCGCCGCCGCGCTGCTCGGCCCGGAGGTCACCGTCGAGGTGCAGTCCTCCACGCCCGCGCGCGGGAAGCAGCCGGCAGGCCGCGGTCGCGGCACCGACGCCGGCGCCGATCGGGACCGTCGGCGCGCCGAGCGCACCGACGGCACCCGCGCCGTGGTCCCGCACCAGTCCCAGCCCGACCCCCTGAACCCGAAGCTCACGTTCGAGCAGTTCGTCATCGGCGACGCCAACCGCTTCGCGCACGCCGCGGCCCTCTCGGTCGCCGAGCTGCCCGGCCAGGCGTACAACCCGCTCTTCCTCTACGGGCCCCCGGGGGTCGGGAAGACCCACCTGCTGCACGCGATCGGCAACTACGTGCGGCGCTACGGGTCCGGGCTCACCGTCCGCTGCACGACCGTCGAGCGGTTCACCAACGAGTTCCTCGGCGCGCTGCACGGCGGGCACATCGACCGCTTCAAGGCGACCTACCGGCGCAACGACGTCCTGCTCATCGACGACGTCCAGTTCCTCGAGCAGAAGGCGAAGACCGAGGAGGAGTTCTTCCACACCTTCAACGCGCTCTACGACACCGGCAGCCAGCTCGTCCTGACCTCCGACCGTCTCCCGCGCGACCTCGACGCCCTGCACGACCGGCTGCGCGAGCGGTTCGAGGCCGGTCTCGTCGCCGACATCACCACGCCCGACCCCGCCACGCGGATGGGCGTGCTGCGCAAGCGCGCCCACCACGACGGCCTGACGCTGCCCGACGAGGGGGCGCTCGAGGTCATCGCGCAGCGCATCACGACCAACGTCCGCGCGCTCGAGGGCGCGCTCATCCGCGTCGTCGCCTTCGCGTCGCTGGAGCGCGAGCCGATCACCGCCGATCTCGCGACCCGGGTGCTCGACACGCTCTACCCGCAGGCGCGCAAGACCGTGCGGATCGACATGGAGCAGATCCAGGACCTGGTGTGTGACGCCTTCAGCATCACGCGCGAGGAGCTGCTGGGCAGCGACCGCTCGGCGCGGGTCTCCTGGCCGCGGCAGCTCGCGATGTACCTCGCGCGCGAGCACACCGATGCGACCCTCCCGGCGATCGGCCGGTCGTTCGGCGGCAAGAACCACACGACGGTCATGTACGCGTGCCGCAAGACCGCCGAGCGACTCGCGACCGACCCCGACGCGCTCGCCACGGTCGACGACCTCACCCGTCGCCTCCGAGCCGACCGGCAGGACTGA
- the recF gene encoding DNA replication/repair protein RecF (All proteins in this family for which functions are known are DNA-binding proteins that assist the filamentation of RecA onto DNA for the initiation of recombination or recombinational repair.) has product MVVTRLRLRGFRTHERVEVRLGPGLTVVHGRNGIGKTNLVEGLYFGCTARSCRTSNERECVAFDADAARVEVDTVDRHGDEHALSVGFQPGEPKRIRVDDALVERLVDHPARPLVSVFLPDRLELVKGPPALRRAHLDQVVSALWPSRTATRRSYKQALAQRNALLGRVRAGYVGREALAPWDLELGRHALALCADRAETVALLQPGFVQIAAELGLAGAPELRYRPRTKADSPEGFAAELAERLDGDLERGFTGHGPHRDDLALLRDGRELRVYGSQGEQRLGLLALLLCEREALEEVRGAAPLMVLDDVMSELDADRRGLLVARLRRAGQSVITTTDLAHVPGGGEADVVRIAVTEDGVLQEAQAA; this is encoded by the coding sequence ATGGTCGTGACCCGCCTGCGGCTGCGGGGCTTCCGCACGCACGAGCGGGTCGAGGTGCGCCTGGGCCCGGGCCTCACCGTGGTCCACGGGCGCAACGGGATCGGCAAGACGAACCTCGTCGAGGGCCTGTACTTCGGCTGTACCGCGCGGTCCTGCCGGACCTCGAACGAGCGCGAGTGCGTGGCCTTCGACGCGGACGCGGCACGGGTCGAGGTCGACACCGTCGACCGTCATGGTGACGAGCACGCGCTGAGCGTCGGCTTCCAGCCGGGGGAGCCCAAGCGCATCCGCGTCGACGACGCGCTCGTGGAGCGCCTGGTCGACCACCCGGCCCGGCCGCTGGTCAGCGTGTTCCTGCCGGACCGTCTCGAGCTCGTCAAGGGCCCGCCGGCGCTGCGCCGCGCGCACCTGGATCAGGTCGTCAGCGCCCTGTGGCCGTCGCGCACCGCCACGCGCCGCTCCTACAAGCAGGCGCTCGCGCAGCGCAACGCGCTGCTCGGCCGCGTCCGTGCGGGGTACGTCGGTCGGGAGGCGCTGGCGCCGTGGGACCTGGAGCTGGGCCGGCACGCGCTGGCGCTGTGCGCCGACCGGGCCGAGACGGTCGCGCTGCTGCAGCCCGGGTTCGTGCAGATTGCCGCCGAGCTGGGACTCGCGGGCGCGCCGGAGCTGCGCTACCGGCCGCGGACGAAGGCCGACAGCCCCGAGGGGTTCGCCGCGGAGCTCGCCGAGCGGCTCGACGGCGACCTGGAGCGCGGCTTCACCGGGCACGGGCCGCACCGCGACGACCTCGCGCTGCTGCGGGACGGCCGCGAGCTGCGGGTCTACGGCTCGCAGGGCGAGCAGCGGCTCGGCCTGCTGGCGCTGCTGCTGTGCGAGCGCGAGGCGCTCGAGGAGGTGCGGGGTGCGGCGCCGCTGATGGTGCTCGACGACGTCATGAGCGAGCTCGACGCCGACCGCCGCGGGCTGCTCGTGGCGCGGCTGCGCCGCGCCGGCCAGAGCGTCATCACCACGACGGACCTCGCCCACGTCCCCGGCGGCGGCGAGGCGGACGTCGTGCGGATCGCGGTGACCGAGGACGGCGTCCTCCAGGAGGCGCAGGCGGCGTGA
- the gyrB gene encoding DNA topoisomerase (ATP-hydrolyzing) subunit B: MADEDEQVQGEQAGDGAQEAEAAARRAEEQAARKERQKGSETYGAADITVLEGLEAVRKRPGMYIGSTGVRGLHHLVYEIVDNSVDEALAGFATRVDVTIHPDNRVTVSDDGRGIPVGMHPKENKPAVEVVLTVLHAGGKFGDGGGYKVSGGLHGVGSSVVNALSELLQVEIKTDGYTWFQEFARGAKQMELQKGEPTKEHGTSITFAPDPDIFETTEFDFHTLEQRLRETAFLTRGLRITITDERGEGHKADFHYEGGIEDFVSYLNSSKEAAHDKVVFFDGESEEGYVEIAMQWNTSYQESVFSFANNINTHEGGSHMSGFRSALTRTLNRYAREKGLLKEKDVNLSGEDVREGLTAVISVKLGDPQFEGQTKTKLGNPGMEGFVASVVNAKLAEFFEENPRVGNSVIKKAIQAAQARDAARKARDLTRRKSALENSKLPGKLADCSVRDPSLSEIFVVEGDSAGGSAKQGRDRNTQAVLPLRGKILNVEKARIDKVLKNNEIQALITAIGTGVRDEFNIEGARYHKIILMTDADVDGAHIRTLVLTLLFREMPQLIEAGYVYIAKPPLYKLKQGSNERYIEKESELEEVLLSDKFEKLQIVDREGNAFKVTEARWQRYTRMLKQFEGWASTLRAAHGAALVGFLEEAGVLGAQIASADAAVAHFADGATDADAVSVELVDQDGDVLTVRGIEKKTGLAQTHRVRRSLFDSPEYRSFVKLHGQIVELVGLPTFTVTLGDRSEEATTFEGLRTAVLSVAQRGVSLSRFKGLGEMNAEQLRTTTMDPTTRTLAQVSIEDAAAADLIFSQLMGDAVEHRKAFIEENALAATVDV; the protein is encoded by the coding sequence ATGGCTGACGAGGACGAGCAGGTGCAGGGCGAGCAGGCAGGCGACGGGGCGCAGGAGGCCGAGGCGGCCGCCCGGCGCGCCGAGGAGCAGGCTGCGCGCAAGGAGCGCCAGAAGGGCTCCGAGACCTACGGAGCGGCGGACATCACCGTCCTCGAGGGGCTCGAGGCGGTGCGCAAGCGGCCCGGCATGTACATCGGCTCGACCGGCGTCCGCGGCCTGCACCACCTCGTCTACGAGATCGTCGACAACTCCGTCGACGAGGCGCTCGCGGGCTTCGCCACGCGCGTCGACGTGACGATCCACCCGGACAACCGGGTGACCGTGTCCGACGACGGCCGCGGTATCCCCGTCGGCATGCACCCGAAGGAGAACAAGCCGGCCGTCGAGGTCGTGCTGACCGTCCTGCACGCCGGCGGCAAGTTCGGCGACGGCGGCGGCTACAAGGTCTCCGGCGGCCTGCACGGCGTCGGCTCCTCCGTCGTCAACGCGCTCTCGGAGCTGCTGCAGGTCGAGATCAAGACCGACGGCTACACGTGGTTCCAGGAGTTCGCGCGCGGCGCCAAGCAGATGGAGCTGCAAAAGGGCGAGCCGACGAAGGAGCACGGCACGTCGATCACGTTCGCGCCGGACCCCGACATCTTCGAGACGACCGAGTTCGACTTCCACACGCTCGAGCAGCGGCTGCGCGAGACCGCGTTCCTGACGCGCGGCCTGCGCATCACGATCACCGACGAGCGCGGCGAGGGCCACAAGGCCGACTTCCACTACGAGGGCGGCATCGAGGACTTCGTCAGCTACCTCAACTCCTCCAAGGAGGCGGCCCACGACAAGGTCGTCTTCTTCGACGGGGAGTCCGAGGAGGGCTACGTCGAGATCGCGATGCAGTGGAACACCTCCTACCAGGAGTCGGTGTTCAGCTTCGCGAACAACATCAACACGCACGAGGGCGGCTCGCACATGTCGGGCTTCCGCTCGGCGCTCACGCGCACGCTCAACCGCTACGCGCGCGAGAAGGGCCTGCTGAAGGAGAAGGACGTCAACCTCAGCGGCGAGGACGTCCGCGAGGGGCTCACCGCCGTCATCTCGGTGAAGCTCGGCGACCCCCAGTTCGAGGGGCAGACGAAGACGAAGCTCGGCAACCCCGGCATGGAGGGGTTCGTCGCGTCGGTCGTCAACGCGAAGCTCGCGGAGTTCTTCGAGGAGAACCCGCGCGTCGGCAACAGCGTCATCAAGAAGGCGATCCAGGCCGCCCAGGCCCGCGACGCGGCGCGCAAGGCCCGCGACCTGACGCGCCGCAAGAGCGCGCTGGAGAACTCCAAGCTGCCCGGCAAGCTCGCGGACTGCTCGGTGCGCGACCCCTCGCTGAGCGAGATCTTCGTGGTCGAGGGCGACTCCGCGGGCGGCTCCGCCAAGCAGGGCCGCGACCGCAACACGCAGGCGGTGCTGCCGCTGCGCGGCAAGATCCTCAACGTCGAGAAGGCGCGGATCGACAAGGTCCTCAAGAACAACGAGATCCAGGCGCTGATCACCGCGATCGGCACCGGCGTGCGCGACGAGTTCAACATCGAGGGCGCGCGGTACCACAAGATCATCCTCATGACGGACGCCGACGTCGACGGCGCGCACATCCGCACGCTCGTCCTGACGCTGCTGTTCCGCGAGATGCCGCAGCTCATCGAGGCCGGCTACGTCTACATCGCCAAGCCGCCGTTGTACAAGCTCAAGCAGGGCTCCAACGAGCGCTACATCGAGAAGGAGTCCGAGCTGGAGGAGGTCCTCCTCTCCGACAAGTTCGAGAAGCTCCAGATCGTCGACCGCGAGGGCAACGCGTTCAAGGTCACCGAGGCGCGCTGGCAGCGCTACACGCGGATGCTCAAGCAGTTCGAGGGCTGGGCCTCGACGCTGCGCGCCGCGCACGGCGCCGCGCTCGTCGGGTTCCTCGAGGAGGCCGGCGTCCTCGGCGCGCAGATCGCGAGCGCCGACGCCGCGGTCGCGCACTTCGCCGACGGGGCGACCGACGCCGACGCGGTCTCGGTCGAGCTCGTCGACCAGGACGGCGACGTGCTGACCGTCCGCGGGATCGAGAAGAAGACCGGCCTCGCGCAGACGCACCGCGTCCGCCGCTCGCTGTTCGACTCGCCGGAGTACCGCAGCTTCGTGAAGCTGCACGGCCAGATCGTCGAGCTCGTCGGCCTGCCGACGTTCACCGTGACGCTCGGCGACCGCAGCGAGGAGGCCACGACGTTCGAGGGACTGCGCACCGCGGTGCTCTCCGTCGCGCAGCGCGGCGTGTCGCTCAGCCGCTTCAAGGGCCTGGGCGAGATGAACGCCGAGCAGCTGCGCACGACCACGATGGACCCGACGACCCGCACGCTCGCGCAGGTCTCGATCGAGGACGCGGCCGCGGCCGACCTCATCTTCTCCCAGCTGATGGGCGACGCGGTCGAGCACCGCAAGGCGTTCATCGAGGAGAACGCGCTCGCCGCGACCGTCGACGTCTGA
- the rnpA gene encoding ribonuclease P protein component — MAQTPGSGGRRSKRGRLSRSAEFDRVFRSGRSHGGRYLVLYTFPRGADPAAGEELQAEPRLGLSVSRKVGGAVDRNLVKRLLREAFVTESQRLPAGVDVVVVARPEARELAEREGLAGMRRELGELVGKAAGPATD, encoded by the coding sequence GTGGCGCAGACGCCGGGATCCGGCGGTCGGCGCTCCAAGCGCGGTCGCCTCTCGCGTTCCGCCGAGTTCGATCGGGTCTTTCGCAGCGGCCGCTCCCATGGCGGCCGCTATCTCGTGCTGTACACGTTCCCGCGCGGCGCCGATCCGGCCGCGGGCGAGGAGCTGCAGGCCGAGCCGCGCCTCGGGCTCTCGGTCTCCCGCAAGGTCGGCGGAGCCGTCGACCGGAACCTCGTCAAGCGCCTGCTGCGCGAGGCGTTCGTGACCGAGTCGCAGCGCCTCCCGGCCGGGGTCGACGTGGTCGTCGTCGCGAGGCCAGAGGCCCGGGAGCTCGCCGAGCGCGAGGGCCTGGCCGGCATGCGCCGCGAGCTCGGCGAGCTGGTCGGCAAGGCCGCCGGACCGGCGACGGACTGA
- the yidD gene encoding membrane protein insertion efficiency factor YidD, whose product MRARRIATAPIRFYRRAISPALPQRCKYEPSCSAYAAQAIQDYGILRGLVLGAWRLLRCNPWSHGGFDPVHAQRLFRPRDPGPTQTS is encoded by the coding sequence ATGCGCGCGCGCCGGATCGCCACCGCGCCGATCCGGTTCTACCGTCGGGCCATCTCGCCCGCGCTCCCGCAGCGGTGCAAGTACGAGCCCAGCTGCTCCGCCTACGCCGCGCAGGCCATTCAGGACTACGGCATACTCCGCGGTCTCGTGCTCGGGGCGTGGCGCCTCCTGCGCTGCAACCCCTGGAGCCACGGTGGCTTCGACCCGGTGCACGCACAGCGCCTCTTCCGGCCGCGGGACCCCGGCCCGACCCAAACGAGCTAG